From the genome of Leptotrichia sp. oral taxon 847:
ACGTTTCCTAGTTCTTGAAGACAGTCCTCGCCGTATAAATTTGGGTCAGGATCTCCGCCTCCTGATAAAATTAGACCATCAAAATATTTTGCTTGCTCTTTTATAACTTCAAGGTTGTCCGTAATTGGAAGAATTATAGGAATTCCGCCTGAATTTATAACAGAATTGCTATAATCAAGCGAAACTAAAGCTCTATTGTCATTTAATCTATCGGGATTTAAGTCCATTGAAGAAGTTATTGCAATTATTGGTTTTTTCATTTTTTGTATGATAAATTATCATATTCTCCTTTCATAAGTTTTTTTATTTAAGTTTTTTATTTATTTTCAACTCTTTTATAAAAATTAATAAAATTTTTGTAAGTTACCATGTCTATTTCATCTTGAGAATATCCTCGTTTTTTTAGAGCCAAAATTATATTGTTTAACTTAGTTACATTTTCAAGTTCGCTAAGTCCTTCGCAACTTTCACTTAAAGGTGTATAATATTCATCAAAATCAAGTCCAAATCCTACTTTATCAAGTCCAATTTTTCCTGCAACATATTCCATATGCTCAATTAGAGTATTGAGATTTTTTTTGTTTTCATCACAACTCACAAAATTGTGGTAGCTGTTCATTCCAACCATTCCACCACGTTCTCCAATACACTTAATCTGATCATCAGTTAAATTTCTAAGAGATGGACAGAGTGCTCTGGAATTCGAGTGTGAAGCAAAAAATGGCTTTTTCGAATGTTCTGCCACATCCCAGAAAGTTTTATCGTTGGCGTGAGATAAATCCAGTAAAATTCCAAGTTCGTTTATTATTTTTATAGCGTCTATTCCAAGTGGTGTAAGGCCTCTATTTTTATTCCCACTTTGTCCAGTTGCAAAAGCGTTTGTTTCATTCCAAGTCAGTCCGATGTGACGAATTCCCAACTGATGAAGTAAATAGATATAGTTTAGGTTATCACCAATTCCGATTAATCCTTCAATCCCGAGAACAACTCTAAATTTATCGCTCTTTTCCCTTTTCAAAATATCAAAATCTTCTGAGCTTTTTACGACATGAATTAAATCTTTAGAATAATACAGTTCTCTAGTCATAGCACAAAGATCTTCCAAAAAGTATTTTTCAATATTTTCAACTTTTCTAAAATCAATGTAAATGACAAAAATTCCACCAAAAAGTCCACCTTTTAAAAATTTTTCTTTATATTTTTTTCTAATTATGTCAAAATTTCCTTTTTGGTATTCCCAAAAATTATCAGTCCAAACATCAGCATGCATATCAAAAATCATAATTTTCCTTCTTTCATTTTTTTATTTTTGACAAAAGTTGTTTTTTAAAATCAATTTTTTATTTTTTAAAATAAATTTCAACTTTACTCAAATTTGAATGAATATCGATTGTACATTCAGCTCCTAGTGGTAAAGTTACCAAATCTGGTTTTTTATGTCCACACTCAATTCCAGTAATAACAGGTTTTTTATAGTCTTTAAAAAAACTATTTAAAAAATTATCCAAAGTGTAACTAGGATTATAAGTGTTTTCGCAGCCATCAAAATTTCCAAATAGAATGGCACGGCAGTCGTCAAGTTTTCCAGAAAGTTTCAAATGCGTCATCATTCTGTCAATTCGACTAATTTCTTCTTCAATTTCTTCAATAAATAAAATTTTATCTTTCGTGTCAATTTCATAATCCGTTCCAAGTGTTGTAACCAGCAAAGATAAATTTCCTCCAATCAATTCACCTTTTATTTCTCTAATTTTTTCTTTTTTTTCAATTTCACTAAAATTATTTCTATTTAATAAAATAATTTTTTTACCACTTGGATTTTCAAGTTTCCATTTTTTACCATTTTCATAATTTAACGCAGAAAAAAAAGAATTTTTGGTAAATTCATTAAAATCATTAAGCATATTTGATCTTACCATTGGACCGTGATATGTTCCAAGTCCGCATTTTTGATTAAAAACAATATTTAGGTTAGTAACGTCGCTGTAGCCGACAAAAACTTTTGGATTTTTTTTTATTAATTTGTAGTCAATTTTGTCAAGAAGCTGCGAGGAAGAAAAGCCGCCTTTCACACAAAAGATACTTTTTATTTCAGGATTTGAAAAAGCGCTGTGTAAATCATTTACTCTAACATCGGCATTTCCTGCCATATATCCTCCTATATTTTGGGAAAGACTTTTTCCAAGAACAGTTTTAAATCCAAGATTTTCTACAATTTGTTTACACTTTTCTATTTCTTCTGGCAAAATAGGCGAAGAAGTGCAAATTAAAAAAACTTTATCGCCATATTTAGGCGCTTGTGGAAATTTTGTCATTTTAATTCTCCCTTTTAATCTTACAATCTTTTTATTAAATTTTGTTTTTTGATAAAATCTTTTTCAATAATAATTTTTCCAATTTTATTTTTAAAATCATAAACTTCATTTTGAAATTTCAAAAAGTATGGCTTCAAAAATTTATTTATCTCAAGAACAGCTTTTATGTCCCCTTTATTTTCAAAAATATTTTCCAAATGTTCCAAAACAATTTCTTTTGTATTATCAAATGTCTTAACAGTCTTTATTTCCCCAGTTTGTAAAAATTCCCTTGCCTGTGCAATTAACCAGGGATTTCCAATTACTCCTCTTGAAAGCATAATTCCATCTAAATTACATTTTTCAACTCGATTTTTTATAACTTCTGGTTCAAATAAATCCCCATTTCCAAAAAACTTCGTATTTCGCAGAAGCTTGCTCAAATTTGAAGTGATTTCCCAATCTGCCGAACCAGAATAAAATTGCTTTTGTGTTCGACCGTGAACGCAGATAAAATCAAGATTGTATTTGTTTGCTAAATTCAAAAAAATTTCTGGATTATTAAAATTTTTGTAGCCAGTTCGAATTTTTATTGAAATTTTTGTGCCGGAATTTAATTTTGGCAACAATTCTGAAAAAAGTTCGTCCATCAAATTGTAATTTTCCAAAAGTGCTGAACCCGCTCCATTTTTTATAATTTTTGGCTGCGGACAACCCATATTTATATTAATTTTTTTAAATCCAATTTCTTCCAGTTTCAAAATTCCCATAAGCAGTTCATTTTTATCACCACCAAAAATTTGTGTTCCAGTTTTTTCTTTGTCATCACACTTCAAAAGTTCGTTTATTGTGGCGTCATTTTCACGATTTAGAAGATTTGCATTGACCATTTCTGTAAATAAAAAATCTGGGTTAAATTTTTCTAATATTTTTCTAAAAGCGTAATCAGTAATTCCTGACATTGGAGCAATGTATATTTTCATTTTTTCTCCTAGATTTTTTTGTTTATTATATACTTAAAGATAAAAAAAATCAAATTAAAATTTTAAAACAACAGAATGAAATATTAAATTAAGAGGTAGATTTTAAATTTATTTTTGATTACAGAATACTTCTCTAGTTAATTTTTCCATAAATATTCTCTTTCGTCTCTTGTTCAACTCAATTCACGATAATACTTCTACTTAAAAAATACTAAACTAAAAATATAAAATTATAAAAGTAGACAAATAAATTGCCACTTAATTAAAAATTTAATTATAATTTACAGATATTAAAAAATTTTAATTATTAATTATTGACAAAAGGGGGGAAAATGATGTATAATTATAACTAAATATGAGCCTTTCCCACAAAGGACCGTTATCCGAATAAAATTAAATAGAAAAAACTAGGAGGATGAAATAGTGAGTAAGTACACTACAATGCAAAAAAAAGAAGAAGTTACAAGAAATTGGTATGAAATAGACGCTGAAGGAAAAATACTTGGTAAAGTTGCTACAGAAATTGCAGTAAGACTTATGGGTAAACATAAACCAAGTTACACACCACACGTTGACGGAGGAGATTTTGTTGTTGTAATAAATGCTGAAAAAGTTGCAGTTACAGGAAAAAAATTATTAGATAAAAAATATTACAGACACAGTGGTTATCCAGGTGGATTAAAAGTGAGAAATTTGCAAGAAATGTTACAAAAACAGCCTACTGAAGTAATAAGAAAAGCCGTTGAAAGAATGTTACCAAAAAATAAATTAGGAAGTCAGATGATTGGTAGACTTAAAGTATTTGTAGGAAATGAACATGCACATTCAGCACAAAAACCAGAAAGAATAGATTTATAGGAGGTAAAAATTCGTGGCAAATAAAATTCAATATTTAGGAACAGGAAGAAGAAAAACATCAGTAGCAAGAGTAAGATTAATCCCTGGAGAAACAGGAGTTACAATTAATGGAAAAGATATGAGAGAATATTTTGGTGGAAGAGAAATCTTGGCTAAAATCGTAGAACAACCTTTAGAATTAACAGAAACTTTAAACAAATACGGAGTAAAAGTTAACGTAAACGGTGGAGGAAATACTGGACAAGCGGGAGCTATAAGACACGGTGTTTCAAGAGCATTACTTCTAGCAGACGCTGAATTAAGAGGTGCGCTAAAAGAAGCTGGATTCTTAACAAGAGATTCAAGAATGGTTGAAAGAAAAAAATACGGGAAAAAGAAAGCAAGACGAAGTCCACAATTTTCAAAAAGATAGGGTGTGTAAAAATTTTTGTGTAAACCTCTAGATAATATATGGTAAAATAACTGTATAATATTTGGAGGTTTTTGTTATGACTAAAAAGAAAATTGACAACGAAATTTTTAAAACACTGATTGAGGATTACAATATTAAAGATACTAATGATATTAAGGATATGCTTAAGGATTTGCTTTCGGGTACTATCCAAACCATGCTTGAAGCTGAAATTGAGCATGAACTGGGGTATGCTAAACATTCTATGAAAGATAAGACTACTTCTAATGCTAGAAATGGACATTCCAAGAAAACTGTTAGAAGTGAGTATGGCAATCTTGATTTAGATATTCCTAGAGATAGAAATGCTGAGTTTGAGCCTCAAATCATCCCTAAATATCAAAGAGAAATTACTGGCATTGAAGGACAGATTCTTTCTCTTTATGCTAAAGGAATGAGCAATAGAGATATCGAGGACCATCTCAATAATCTTTATGGAATTGATGTTTCGCCATCTATGATCAGTAAAATTACAGATAAAATTATACCTGAAATTAGGGAATGGCAGTCTAGACAGCTTGAGGATGTATACCCAATAGTTTTTATGGATGCTATCCATTACAGCGTAAGAAAAGATGGAGTTGTTGTTAAAAAGGCGGTATATTTAGCTATAGGAATAGATAAGGAAGGGCGAAAGGAGGTCTTAGGATTTTGGATAGGAGAAAATGAATCAAGCAAGTACTGGCTAAATGTTTTAAATGAATTAAAAAACAGAGGAGTTCAGGATATACTAATTATGTCTGTTGATAATTTAAAAGGGTTCAGCGAAGCAATATCTTCGGTGTTCCCTAAGACAGAAATTCAAAAATGTGTGGTTCATCAAATTAGAAACAGCATAAGATACATATCTTACAAAGATGTAAGGGAATTTACATCAGACTTAAAAGAAATGTACAATGCACCAACACTGGAACAGGCAGAGTTTAAACTGGATGAACTAGAAGAAAAATGGGGTAAAAAGTATATGGCAGTAATTAATTCCTGGAGAAGTAACTGGAATGAGTTGACAACATACTTTAAATATGATACAAAGATAAGAAAGCTGATATATACGACAAACCCGATAGAAAGCTTAAACAGACAATTAAGAAAGTATACGAAGACAAAATCACTTTATCCGACAGATGAAGCATTGATGAAGTCAGTATATTTAAGTTTAAAGGAAGCAACAAGGAAATGGACTGGAAGAATACCGGGCTGGGGAGAAATATATTCTCAGTTAAGTATTTATTTTGAAGGAAGGATTTAAAAACAGGATGATAAAAATACCATCCTGTACCATATATTATATTTTGAGTTTACACAAAATTCTGGACACTCTCAAAAGATAATTTTATTATTTTATATACCCTTGAAAACACTAGTTTTCAGGGGTTTTTATTTTGGAAAAAGTATGGAAAAGTACAGAAATGTATACCTACAATATACACACAATATACAAGCAATATACAAAATACTATATCTTTTCCACTGCTTTTCTCAGCTCTTCAATGTCCTTATGAGTATAAAATTTTTCAGTTGTTGTGTAACTGTTGTGTCCTATTAATTTTTTAACTGATGTTTTGTTTGCGTCTGCATTACTAAGTAATGTTGCAAATGTATGTCTAGTATCGTGTGGCTTATGTTCCATTCCAAGTTCTTCCATGATAGGCTTAAATTTCTCTCTGTAATAATTGTCATATTTCATTTTATCCCCTTTGAAATTTACAATGAAATATTCGTTCTTGGTATTCATTCTATTTTTAATAAGTTCCAGTATTTTAGAATGGATAGGAACCAATCTATCTTTACCAGCTTCTGTTTTCAGCCCACCTTTAATAATTCGATTTTCTAAATCAATATCTCTATTTTTAATTTCCAATAACTCTCCAATTCTAAATCCTGTGTAAATTAGAATCAGAATAGTATCAATCCATTCGTTTTCGTCTAGCAAATCCCACAATCTTTCGATTTCTTTATTTGTAAAAGGCTTTCTTGCACTTTCTTCTGTATTTTTTCCGATATTGATGTATTTACTATAATCTTTGGAGACAATATCATTCTTCATGGCGTAGGCGTATAGTTGATTAAACAACACTTTGATTTTTCGCTTAGATCCATGTTTGATTTCAGGTTTACTTACAATTTCTTGTAAATTCGACGATTTCAAGTCAACAAATCGCATCTGATATAAACTTTCACAAGCTTTAAATGCAGCAATATATCCTAATTGCGATGAATGCCCGACCATTTCAAATTTTTCTATTTTCCATTTTTCGTATACTTCTGCAAATGTGATATTCTGAGCATCTATATTATGTGGATTTTCATTATAATAAAATAATTGCTGGTTAGCTTCTTTTTGAGTTTTATAATAACCTATATACTTATATCGCTGTTTACCATTCTTGTCCCAATGAGTTGTAACTCTTACAGCAAAAGGTTTTCTTCTTTTGCCTTTTAATCTAATTACGGATCCGTAACCATTTGGATTTCTCATTTTCATACTACTACCTCATTTTTAAAAAGTCTTCATAACTTATTCCCATGTATCTTTCAGCTCTTTTTGTAGGAATGTGGTACTTATATCTAGGTTTATTATTTATAACTTTTGTAACTATTGCACTTCCTATGTCCAAAGTTCCACTAATTAATCCACTTTTTAAAGTTCTCTCATTCATCTGAAGAAATGAACAAGCTTCTTCTACACTTAATAGTAATTTCATTTTTTATTATCCCTCCATTCTGTCATATCAAAGTAATTCGATATAACACAATCTTTCAAAATATGTTTAGCAGTTTCTTCAAATGTTGAACTGCTAAAACTTTCATCTTCTATTTCTTCTCTACCAATATAAACTTTTGCTATATATCTTATTTCATTTTCAATTTTGATTTTGTGTATTTCAGCATATTTTATCAATTGTTTTCCTCCAAAAGGTTTTTGCTTTCGTAAATATTCCCAACAACTTCTAAAAATTTAGCTTCCACATTTGATAAATCCTCCCTCAGACTCCAACCTTCTAATCTGTAGCTGTTATGTTCGTATCTAACAATACACATATTATCAATTTTGATATTGTTAAGCACCACAACATCCCCCTCATAAATTTCTTTGTCGTTTTTGTCTTTTAATCCTGTATATTGCATTAATTCCAAATTTTGCATTCTGAAAAAATGGTATGTTCCATTTTCTCTAACTGCTATTTCTTTGTTTTCTAAACTTAACGATGAAACTTTCATCATTTTTTCGTTTTCTTTATCCCAAGCTCTAAATTTTATTTCTCTACTCATTTTATCCTCCCGTTTCTCTCAAACATTCCCCCACTTTTATTATTTTACTAATAAACTTTGAGTTGTTTCTAAATGCACTCCTGGTATTTCCACACCGTTTTTAATTTCTTTTTTTATCTCATTTTTCTCAATTTTTTTAGTTTGCACAAAAGTTGTAAACTTTTGCGGTATTAAATTCTCGTCATCAATTATTAAAGACGGTGTGTTATTTCTAATTGTAAATGTTCCTGTTGCAGTTTCTATTTTCTTAGCATTGAGTTTTTGCATTGCTTCTAAGATTAATTCCTTGAACATTTTTTTCTTTTCGTTTGCATATTTTGCTTTTTTAGAATAAAAATCAGCAATTTCTTTGCACTTTTCTTCTTTTGCTTCAAGTTCTTTTAATATCAGCTCTAACTGCTCCGATTTTTCTTCTAAAAGCAATTCTATGCTTTCTTTTGTGTCGTTTATTGTTTTTTCGTCTAATTCATTATTTTCGCTATCTAAAAAATTTGCAATATTATTTATTTCTTTTAATTCATATTTTATTAAACTTAAATTACTCATATCTTTTTCTCCTGTTTTTATTTTTTAACCCCCTATTTTTTAGCTGAAAGGAAATTCGTCGTCATCATCATATTCCTTTTCACTTTGCTTGTTACTTTCAACGAATTCAAATCGGCTTACTAAAATATCAGTTGTGTAAATAGTTTGACCATTTTTTTCATAACTTCCTGTTCTAATACTTCCTTGAACTAAAATTCTTTGACCTTTTTTGAAATACTCAGCTATTGTTTCAGCTGTTTTCTCCCAAGCAACGCAGTTTATAAAATCAGCTCCTTCTCCGATTCTGTTTACTGCTATGTTAAATCTTATAAATGCTTTACCTCCCGAAGTGTAATTCAATTCAGGGTCTTTCGTCATCCGACCCATCAAAATTGCATTGTTCATTTTATTTTTCTCCTTTTTCTCTTTTTAATATTCCACGTGCTAAGTTGCTCACTTCCTCATCAGTTAAATCTTTTATTGATTCGGCTTTATTTATTTCCAAAAAATTATCTATCAACTGCTGATATTTTTGAGTATGTTTTGCTATGTAATCTTCCATATTTTTTCTTTTTTCCTCAGCAGTAGCGGCTTTTTTTGTATGTTGTTTCTTATCTTTGTTAATTGTTGCATTTATTTCATCATCTTCAATGATTTCTAAAGCATTTAAATAGCAATATCTTTTTAAGTATGTGTGTGTCGAGCCTATCATTTGCAAAGCATTTTGTCCTTTCAATGTTATTTCCGCTTTAGGTGATTCAAAAATCACAAGTTCGTCTATTTTTTCAGCATTAATTATAGTCAAAGTTGCCTTTTCTTCTAACAAATCAAATTTTGAAAAAAGTTTTAATTTGTTAAAGATAGTGTTTACTTCTGGTAAAAAATCTTTTAAATCATAATATTTAAAATTAGCAAATTTATTAAATCCACTTTTTTTTAAGTTCATCTCTTGCAATTCAATTCTTGCTTGTTGTATTTTTTCGTAAATATTCATATCTTTATCCTTTCATTTCTTTCAATTTTTCTATTAAATTATCTAATTTTTCAACACAATCGTCTTTGTCCAAATATAAATAACTTTCATTTAATTTTTTTCTTCCTTCTCCATTTTCTCTCCAGTATTCCCAACCTTTTTCGTAAACTTTAGCACAAATTTCGTTCGTGTGACCAAAATACTCAACAAAAATTGTATTTTTCTCTCTCGAATTAATCTCGAGAGCTAAATCCATTATTTTCATAACTTTTTCCTTAATTTCTTTTTTCATTTATCCACTAATCCTTTCATATTTTTTCTTTATTCTTAAAGCTTCTTTTCTGCTATATCCTACCCATTTAATTTCTATTCCAGCTTCTTCAAATTCTAGCAAACTTAAAGCTTCTTCTTCGTGATTAACTTCCCCACCTTCTGTTAAGACCTCTAGCATTTCGTTGAATTTATTCTTTGTTTTAGTTATAAAAGTTTTAACATATCTGCTTGTTAGATTCGGGAATCCTATTTTTTCCGCATTTTCTCGAAAAATATTAAAAATTCCATATAAATCTAAAAAATTTAATGTTTCCATCTCTGTCTCTGGATAAGCTCGATTAATAAAACCACCATATTTTATCCCTAATTTTGCTGATTCCATCATATGTTTTTCTTCAAATCTTTTCACAATTTCATCGTCATCAAATATTTTAATAAACAATTTTTCTTTATCCGAACCTAAAATCTCATCTAAAATTCTTTTTAAACTCCTACATGCCCTTAGTATGATTTCTTCTAGGTGAAAATCAAACCACAGTGTATTTTTCTCTGTCATCTTTTCAACTTTTCCTTCACCTTTTTTCATCTTATCAAAATCAATATTCAAGTGAAAATATGCTTTGTAATATCCACATAGCTTTGCTAATGAATAAATTGCCATTAACTGTACCTCCTTTGCGGAGTCTTTTAAAACTTCTTTTGCAAGTTTTGATTTTTCCTTTTTTTGAAACTTCTTGATTTTTCTCAAACTACTCATAATTTTCTCCTACTTTCTCAACATTTCTTTAACCATTGAAGGCAAAAGCCAAAACAGGATTCCGCACAGCGCTGGAATAAAAGTTTCTCCACCGCCAATTATTCCTAAGTAATATCCTCTCTCAGTTGCCGCATATCTGTATGCTATAATAGTTAAAATAGCTGTTAAAATTAGTTTTAAAGTATTTTTAAATATTCTCTTTTTCATTTTTCCTCCTAAATATATTTTTTGATTTCGTTAATTACATTATCGTAATATCTAAAACTTTCCACCTGCTTGTTGCTATGTCTTGATTTGTCTAAAGCCCAATAACCATATTCATCAGTTTTAAGATTATGCTCATTCGTTAGCCTTCCAATTCTATTACCTGAAATTTTTATGCCATGCTCATTCATTATTAATTGTGATAATTCGTTTGCACTATATGATTTCTTATTTACTTCAGGCAATGCTAAAATGGGTTCATCATAAAGAACATTCGCACTATAAATTTGTAAAGTTTGTTTGTATTTATCATTTGTAATGCTTTGAGACAATTCTTTTAAAATTCTGCTCTTTTCTAGTCTGATTTTATCTTTTTCAATGTTGATTAAATCATTTTTAAATGTATTTTCTTTATTTTCAACAGTTTCCTTTTTTGTTACTTTTTCAATTAATTTGTATCTAACATCAGCACTATATCTTGCTCCCAACTGTAATATTCCTTGTATATTCAAAACATACATAGGTAATATTCTGCCCGTTGTATCTTTATATTCACTCAAGCCAAAAATGGCTTCAGCTCTTTCAGTTCCAATCTTGTTTGTTTCATCTCTTATATCCCTTAAGACTTTATTATGCTCCTTACCTGTAATTTCTGCAATTTCCAATGATGTCATTGTTCCTTTTGTTTCTAATAATTGTAATTCTTTCATTTTTCCTCCTGTTTTCCTTTATTTTCTATCAAATCAGTTCTTAGCTTCATTAATACAAAAAATGCTTCCGCCTTAGTTTTAAAATAATTTCCTTCTTCTTTTCGCTCTTTATCTGATGTTCTGTCTTTATCCACAGTTGAAGAAATAACAAATCTGTTTTTGTGAAGATTAATAAACCAGTAAAGATTTTTATAGTCTTCTGAATAAATAAGGCTTAATTCATCATCTAAAATAATACGTATAATGCCTAGCACGCCATGCAAATTTTGCGATTCAGGATCTTTAAAAGTTTTTCCTTGTCTCATTAACAAATCAACTTCTCTGTGCAGTATTTCTTCCATTTCTCTAATTTGTTCTTCTGTTTTCATAAGTTCCTCCTAAAATAAATTTAATTGTTTCACTTTTTCCTCTTTTAACATTTCTGTAGTCGCTTTTTTATAAAATTCCTTTTCCACTTCAAATCCATAACTGTTTCTTTTTAGTTCTTTTGCCGCTCTTAATGTGCTGCCGCTTCCTGCGACTGGATCAATTACTGTATCATTAATATCCGTAAATATTTTAATTAGTGTTTTTAACAGATTCACTGGCTTTTGTGTCGGATGTACTTTTGGGTATATTGATTTCGGATCAGGTTTCCATTCAAACCAGTTTTTTATCATTTTGCCATTATTATTGAATTTTGGTAATTTATTTCTGTAAAATACTAGTGCATATTCTGTTGCTCCAACTATTTTCATATTAGCCTTTAACACCTGCGAACTGCTATGCTTTATAAATACTAACGGATAATAGTTGTTAAATCCGTGCTTTTTAGCATACTTTACTAACGTGCTGATTTGTTGGAATGCACAGAATATTATCATTGCTGGTGCTTTTCCTTTTTCCTTTGGTTCCTTTATCAGAAGTTTTGAGCAAAAGTGCATATATTCGGCAAGGTTAAAGTTCACATCAGTTTTGAAAAAACTTGAGTTTGCCTTTTTGCTTTCGCCTTTTTTGTTATCTCCGTCAACATACCACTCTGGACTGCTTGCAAAAGCATTATTTCCTAAATTATATGGAATATCTGCTATTACAAGCTGTGCCTTTTTAGGTATGTGATATTTTTTATAGTTTTGAAAATTATCATTATATAGTTCACATTTTATTTTTTTAACATATTCTTTTTTTTCGTCCATATTCCTCCTATTTTTATCTCAAACCAGCAATTCTAGACTTGCTTAATTGTTTAATTGATTTGATAAAAACTCAACAGTTTAATTATTTTTTTCTTTTTATGTGGGTATCTATTATAAAATCATCATCGCTAAAGTAAATATCCAAAAACGGTTCGTAAAATGTAGCCACACATCCGTCAATTTCATCTGAGTATCTTTTTAGCAATTTGTTAAATATTCTTGCTCTTTTATCAGTTAAAAAATACCATTTTGAAATTCCCGAATCTTGCCTTCCTTTGAAACCTTTTAAAAATTTTGTAAATTCCTCTTTTGTCATACTTTCTTTAATTTTGTTGTTCCAGATCCAAGTTGAGTAGTGTGTTTCTCCTATATTGAACAAATACGGATAATTTCTTTTTTCGTCGTTAATTTCTTTGTAAATTCTTTTTAACGTTTCTTTTTCAAATTTTCTTTCTTTAATTGTTACAGCCATTTTTTCCCTCCTAAATTTTAATATCTTATCCAAACTCACTAACTAACGCTAATGAGCTTGGTAAAACATTAATTACTTCTTGAATAATTTTTTTATTCTGTTCACTAACTTTTTGCTGTTTTCTTTTCTCACTTTGCTACTGTTCTTATTCACCATTTCCAACACTTCATATTTCATTTTAAATTCCTCCTTTATCTAACTTTGTTGATTTTTGTTATCGGAAAGCCTTTTTCTGTAATATATGTAACCAAAGCTACAAGGCTTTCGGAAGTTACACTTTCATCCTCAAGTTCTTCCCCGTCTTTATAAAAATATCCCTGATATTTTACAGAGGGAATACTGAAAGAATAGTCTTCTTCTACTCTTTCGTACACTAAACTTTGAACTTCTTCAGAAAGTTCAACCTGATCTATCTCGGCATATTTTTCTAATTTAGTCAATTTCTTTGTGTTTTTCATTTCTATCGTCATCTCCCTTCAATTCTTTTCATTTCAAAATAATTTATTCTCGTTTCCCCTGTATCATACCAATCAATTCCACCATTGCAGTCTTTATAAGATATGCTGATTTCCTCTTCCTCTTCAAAATTGTAATTTTCAAAAGCCTCTTTTACAACTTCTATTTCTTCTGAATCCCATCCGTTCTCTGCAAATTCTTCAAGAGTTTGTTCAAGCTGTTCATCAGTAAATTCTATTATTCCTTCATCGTAATTTTTAACGAGAGTACCGTTTGAAATCTGTCTTTGTATTTCGTCAGAGACAATATCTTTTATTTCTTTTAGTTCTATCATTTTTATCACTCCTTTTTTAAATTTTTCTTGCGGTAATGCAAGATATATTTTAAAAAAATTTAGCTATTTATTAGCTTTTCCATCATTCACATAAATATTATAGCACAAAACTTGCAGCATTGCAAGATATTTTTT
Proteins encoded in this window:
- a CDS encoding dipeptidase; the protein is MIFDMHADVWTDNFWEYQKGNFDIIRKKYKEKFLKGGLFGGIFVIYIDFRKVENIEKYFLEDLCAMTRELYYSKDLIHVVKSSEDFDILKREKSDKFRVVLGIEGLIGIGDNLNYIYLLHQLGIRHIGLTWNETNAFATGQSGNKNRGLTPLGIDAIKIINELGILLDLSHANDKTFWDVAEHSKKPFFASHSNSRALCPSLRNLTDDQIKCIGERGGMVGMNSYHNFVSCDENKKNLNTLIEHMEYVAGKIGLDKVGFGLDFDEYYTPLSESCEGLSELENVTKLNNIILALKKRGYSQDEIDMVTYKNFINFYKRVENK
- a CDS encoding S66 peptidase family protein — translated: MTKFPQAPKYGDKVFLICTSSPILPEEIEKCKQIVENLGFKTVLGKSLSQNIGGYMAGNADVRVNDLHSAFSNPEIKSIFCVKGGFSSSQLLDKIDYKLIKKNPKVFVGYSDVTNLNIVFNQKCGLGTYHGPMVRSNMLNDFNEFTKNSFFSALNYENGKKWKLENPSGKKIILLNRNNFSEIEKKEKIREIKGELIGGNLSLLVTTLGTDYEIDTKDKILFIEEIEEEISRIDRMMTHLKLSGKLDDCRAILFGNFDGCENTYNPSYTLDNFLNSFFKDYKKPVITGIECGHKKPDLVTLPLGAECTIDIHSNLSKVEIYFKK
- a CDS encoding tRNA dihydrouridine synthase, yielding MKIYIAPMSGITDYAFRKILEKFNPDFLFTEMVNANLLNRENDATINELLKCDDKEKTGTQIFGGDKNELLMGILKLEEIGFKKININMGCPQPKIIKNGAGSALLENYNLMDELFSELLPKLNSGTKISIKIRTGYKNFNNPEIFLNLANKYNLDFICVHGRTQKQFYSGSADWEITSNLSKLLRNTKFFGNGDLFEPEVIKNRVEKCNLDGIMLSRGVIGNPWLIAQAREFLQTGEIKTVKTFDNTKEIVLEHLENIFENKGDIKAVLEINKFLKPYFLKFQNEVYDFKNKIGKIIIEKDFIKKQNLIKRL
- the rplM gene encoding 50S ribosomal protein L13, which codes for MSKYTTMQKKEEVTRNWYEIDAEGKILGKVATEIAVRLMGKHKPSYTPHVDGGDFVVVINAEKVAVTGKKLLDKKYYRHSGYPGGLKVRNLQEMLQKQPTEVIRKAVERMLPKNKLGSQMIGRLKVFVGNEHAHSAQKPERIDL
- the rpsI gene encoding 30S ribosomal protein S9, with product MANKIQYLGTGRRKTSVARVRLIPGETGVTINGKDMREYFGGREILAKIVEQPLELTETLNKYGVKVNVNGGGNTGQAGAIRHGVSRALLLADAELRGALKEAGFLTRDSRMVERKKYGKKKARRSPQFSKR
- a CDS encoding IS256 family transposase codes for the protein MTKKKIDNEIFKTLIEDYNIKDTNDIKDMLKDLLSGTIQTMLEAEIEHELGYAKHSMKDKTTSNARNGHSKKTVRSEYGNLDLDIPRDRNAEFEPQIIPKYQREITGIEGQILSLYAKGMSNRDIEDHLNNLYGIDVSPSMISKITDKIIPEIREWQSRQLEDVYPIVFMDAIHYSVRKDGVVVKKAVYLAIGIDKEGRKEVLGFWIGENESSKYWLNVLNELKNRGVQDILIMSVDNLKGFSEAISSVFPKTEIQKCVVHQIRNSIRYISYKDVREFTSDLKEMYNAPTLEQAEFKLDELEEKWGKKYMAVINSWRSNWNELTTYFKYDTKIRKLIYTTNPIESLNRQLRKYTKTKSLYPTDEALMKSVYLSLKEATRKWTGRIPGWGEIYSQLSIYFEGRI